The region ACCACGCTGATCCAGATCTGGGGAACGATCACTCCGACCATGAGGAGTGCGATGCCCACCAGAAAACCCGCGACCGCCTGGTAGACCCGTCGCCGGGTGTACGTGCGCAGGCCGCTACCCTCAAGCGCTGTCGCGAACTTGGGATCTTCGGCGTACAACGCTCGCTCCATTTGCTCGAGCATGCGCTGCTCGTGCTCCGAGAGCGGCACGGAGTCCTCCTACTCGTCGGTCGCGGGGGGCGACCGGGTGCGACCCTTTCAGGATAGGCAGGGAATCGCCCCCGTGAAACCCGCCCCTCAACGCCAATTCGCCCACCCCCACGGGCGTGGCGAAAGTTGACGCTGAGACGTCCATTCCCCTCCCGCCGATTGGCC is a window of Streptomyces violaceusniger Tu 4113 DNA encoding:
- a CDS encoding DUF3040 domain-containing protein, with the protein product MPLSEHEQRMLEQMERALYAEDPKFATALEGSGLRTYTRRRVYQAVAGFLVGIALLMVGVIVPQIWISVVGFLIMLGCAVLAVTGWRKAPKPGEAQGDGGAAPRRQGRQRRSMMARIEERWQRRRDEQGH